One region of Oryza sativa Japonica Group chromosome 5, ASM3414082v1 genomic DNA includes:
- the LOC4338694 gene encoding protein PALE CRESS, chloroplastic, with protein MAAAAPALPAFASLLLPSSSSPPRRIPWPRPLPSRRGALRPVKLLPAISAVEKGKGAAAEAKEVELEGMPPEYYDEEWQARQREKTKEWNAYRKKEEAEEERLTNEYREIGMRLKAYPQEEVRKARILVSSFIRAGEDIEEEIEKAAERGELTELVLMVIWNRLDVARRDDERDAIRSLDLLYRRVETEILRSEATPAMRLLNDLLNLHDGSDDDKWLKKCKKHMLEVFPREDPFTMVFPAGFNMEEHQGQIKLPPQDDDVLLRVDFIREVDELLKEVQAAHENNKVPTGNDPEAVATKLKYQEKLRTIRQVESLLELASSLKW; from the exons atggccgccgcggcgcccgcgcTGCCGGCGTTCGCCTCGCTTCTCCTCCCCTCATCCAGCTCGCCTCCCCGCCGCATCCCGTGGCCCCGCCCTCTGCCTTCTCGCCGGGGCGCTCTCCGCCCCGTCAAGCTGCTCCCCGCCATCTCAG CTGTGGAGAAGGgcaagggcgccgccgccgaagccaaGGAGGTGGAGCTGGAAGGGATGCCGCCGGAGTACTACGACGAG GAATGGCAAGCTCGTCAGCGGGAAAAGACTAAGGAATGGAATGCATATCGGAAGAAAGAGGAAGCTGAGGAAGAAAGGCTAACAAATGAATACCGTGAAATAGGCATGCGTTTGAAAGCTTACCCACAGGAAGAAGTTCGCAAAGCTCGGATTTTGGTTTCAAGTTTTATAAGAGCTGGTGAAGATATTGAAGAG GAAATTGAGAAGGCTGCTGAAAGAGGAGAGCTTACTGAACTTGTTCTTATGGTCATATGGAATCGACTTGATGTTGCTCGCCGCGAT GATGAGAGGGATGCCATCAGAAGCCTTGATCTCTTATACAGAAGGGTAGAG ACGGAAATTTTAAGGAGTGAAGCAACTCCTGCTATGAGATTGCTCAATGACCTTCTGAATCTTCATGATGGATCTGATGATGACAAGTGGTTAAAGAAATGTAAAAAACATATGCTTGAAGTTTTTCCCAGAGAAGACCCGTTCACCATGGTCTTTCCTGCTGGTTTCAACATGGAGGAA CATCAAGGACAGATCAAGCTGCCACCTCAGGATGATGATGTTCTTCTAAGAGTTGATTTCATCAGGGAAGTTGATGAGCTCTTGAAGGAAGTTCAAGCTGCACATGAAAACAATAAGGTCCCAACTGGTAATGACCCGGAAGCTGTTGCGACCAAGTTGAAGTATCAAGAGAAGCTGCGGACCATACGTCAAGTGGAATCTCTCCTGGAACTGGCATCCTCCCTGAAATGGTGA